A window of the Macrobrachium rosenbergii isolate ZJJX-2024 chromosome 13, ASM4041242v1, whole genome shotgun sequence genome harbors these coding sequences:
- the LOC136844609 gene encoding uncharacterized protein, with the protein MDLLHLILENQHDPELVKGILNFHNAMLQLRIPRCMEERQLARRSIDNQDVAGSGPTHDKKEKGYYDNLMQELATENTGLYRNFIRIMEDLFDEIVECVTPYMKKTLTFWRRPIEPGLCVAIALRYLATGESYKSLPYQFRVAANTICSIVPETCRAIVATYGGEVMQVPSTPEEWKEVALGFEE; encoded by the coding sequence ATGGATTTGCTACACCTCATACTTGAGAACCAACATGACCCTGAATTAGTAAAgggaattttgaattttcacaATGCCATGTTACAGTTAAGAATCCCAAGGTGCATGGAGGAACGACAACTGGCAAGGAGAAGCATAGACAACCAAGACGTTGCTGGGTCAGGCCCTACTCAtgataaaaaggagaaaggaTACTATGACAACTTGATGCAAGAATTGGCAACTGAAAATACAGGACTGTACAGGAATTTTATCAGGATTATGGAGGACCTTTTCGATGAAATTGTGGAATGTGTCACACCCTACATGAAGAAGACCCTCACATTCTGGAGGAGGCCTATTGAGCCAGGCCTGTGTGTTGCAATTGCCCTACGTTACCTTGCAACTGGAGAATCGTACAAGAGCCTTCCCTACCAATTCCGTGTAGCTGCCAACACGATCTGCAGTATTGTGCCTGAGACTTGTAGGGCCATTGTGGCTACCTATGGAGGTGAGGTCATGCAGGTACCCAGCACCCCAGAGGAATGGAAGGAGGTAGCCCTTGGGTTTGAGGAATGA